The following coding sequences are from one Nonlabens arenilitoris window:
- a CDS encoding SDR family NAD(P)-dependent oxidoreductase: MSNKGKVAVVTGATGGIGFEVAKRLGHDGYTVVLNGIDDEAGAARAAELKEAGVDAEYMGFDVTDEHAVTKNITAIGEKYGRIDTLVNNAGGLGGRSRFEEMTTDFYRKVMALNLDSVFFASRAAIPFLKKGGHPSIINYTSNAAWNAGGPGAGIYGTSKAGVHAITRALAKDLAEYGIRVNAVSPGTIDTPFHQQIKSTKPEVFASWANNILLGRLGKPEDVSGVVSFLASKDASFITAETIQIGGGQALGI; encoded by the coding sequence ATGAGTAATAAAGGAAAAGTAGCCGTAGTAACTGGTGCAACTGGTGGAATAGGTTTTGAAGTAGCAAAAAGATTAGGTCACGATGGTTATACTGTTGTCCTTAATGGTATAGACGATGAAGCTGGTGCGGCAAGAGCTGCAGAGCTAAAAGAAGCTGGAGTTGATGCAGAATATATGGGTTTTGACGTTACAGATGAACATGCTGTTACTAAAAATATCACAGCCATAGGTGAGAAGTATGGTAGAATAGATACACTTGTGAACAATGCTGGTGGACTAGGTGGTAGATCTCGTTTTGAAGAAATGACTACTGACTTTTATAGAAAAGTAATGGCATTGAACTTAGACTCAGTATTCTTTGCATCTAGAGCAGCTATTCCTTTCCTTAAGAAAGGAGGGCATCCATCAATTATTAATTATACATCTAATGCAGCATGGAACGCTGGTGGTCCAGGAGCTGGTATTTACGGAACTTCTAAAGCTGGTGTTCACGCAATTACAAGAGCTCTTGCAAAAGATCTTGCAGAATATGGAATAAGAGTAAATGCGGTTTCTCCTGGAACTATTGATACTCCATTTCACCAACAAATTAAATCTACAAAGCCAGAAGTATTTGCTTCATGGGCAAATAATATATTACTAGGTCGTCTAGGGAAGCCAGAAGATGTAAGTGGCGTTGTTTCTTTCTTAGCTAGTAAAGATGCGTCATTCATCACTGCAGAGACAATCCAGATAGGTGGTGGACAGGCATTAGGTATCTAA
- a CDS encoding chondroitinase-B domain-containing protein, which translates to MKKLLLILLLILNFSCSEEQNNPLDTVVKNIEDLQNAIDNAQPGDEIILSNGVWENSQIKFHATGTEKQPITLRAETPGKVTLEGESVLKISGEHLIVKDLYFKNGYTPDEAVIIFRNSPDSIAYNCRVTGTVIEDYTQLDRHRKDHWVEFYGQHNELDHSYITGKSNEGPTVKVYLNDNRHINNYHKIHDNHFGPRPRKGGPKAETMQLGASTTSMTPSYTQVTNNLFEKCNGEVEIISSKSNFNNFSNNVFLESEGSVVTRHGNYATISGNLFIANDNPYVGGIRVINTGHWITNNYFYGLKGQEFRAALAIMNGIPKSPLNRYNQVTDAVIAHNSWINCEQPIHFSVGVNLDQADVLPPSEIRSARPKRVIFANNFVYNQSATSYPIKAYDKIDGVKFKSNLWTTAFDNETTDLDYFAFAKADLKPAYEIYYTPTNYNKELYNGFNFNTIDTDALGENRNQDQNYIGAIIPPLQKEPVQLKTSNYGPEWFTARQGNQDIKTHKVSNSSELLAAIDKANSEDIILLEDGNYLIDKTINLSKELTITSKEQKVTIQFDALKTGFLMHPKGILHLENLNIIGTPEQDLFNTLDENMSMAYGIHLNHVNISNFKSVLDASKSSFADEITISDSQFNNCKNGFLLDKETDDKGDYNVEFLTVTNSTFDNISNEVIDFYRGGYDESTIGGVLTLSNNVFKNCGKEDKDEILINTRGIINVTMKDNLFTNNKTKLTAVLWGAKGQEPINNTITNSGEIKVVENIALKLVY; encoded by the coding sequence ATGAAAAAGCTACTTCTTATTCTATTATTAATTTTAAACTTCAGCTGCAGTGAAGAACAAAATAATCCTCTGGATACAGTTGTAAAGAATATAGAAGATTTACAAAACGCGATTGATAATGCTCAACCTGGTGATGAGATTATTCTATCAAATGGCGTTTGGGAAAACTCTCAAATAAAATTTCATGCTACAGGCACTGAAAAACAACCTATCACCTTGAGAGCAGAAACGCCAGGAAAAGTAACGCTAGAAGGTGAATCTGTTTTAAAAATAAGTGGAGAACACTTAATTGTTAAAGATTTATATTTTAAAAATGGTTACACACCAGATGAAGCGGTTATCATATTCCGCAATAGTCCAGATTCTATAGCATACAACTGCCGCGTTACAGGTACCGTAATAGAAGATTACACACAGCTAGATAGACACAGAAAAGATCATTGGGTAGAATTTTATGGACAGCATAACGAGCTGGACCATTCTTATATCACTGGAAAATCTAATGAAGGTCCGACCGTAAAAGTTTATTTAAATGATAATAGACATATTAACAATTATCATAAAATTCACGACAACCATTTCGGTCCACGACCTAGAAAAGGTGGACCTAAGGCAGAGACTATGCAATTAGGAGCTAGTACAACCTCTATGACACCATCATACACTCAAGTGACTAATAACTTATTTGAAAAGTGTAATGGCGAGGTTGAAATCATATCTAGTAAATCTAATTTCAACAACTTTAGTAACAACGTATTTTTAGAAAGTGAAGGTTCTGTAGTGACACGACATGGTAACTATGCCACTATCAGTGGTAATCTGTTCATTGCAAATGATAATCCTTATGTGGGCGGTATAAGAGTAATTAACACTGGCCACTGGATAACAAATAATTATTTCTATGGCTTGAAAGGTCAGGAATTTCGTGCCGCGCTTGCTATAATGAACGGTATCCCTAAATCACCTTTAAACCGTTATAATCAGGTTACAGATGCTGTGATTGCTCATAACAGCTGGATCAATTGCGAGCAACCTATTCACTTTTCTGTAGGCGTAAACTTAGATCAGGCAGACGTGCTACCGCCATCAGAAATTAGATCTGCAAGGCCTAAAAGAGTCATCTTTGCAAACAATTTTGTTTACAACCAGTCGGCTACCTCTTACCCTATCAAGGCTTATGATAAAATTGACGGTGTAAAATTCAAGAGTAATCTATGGACCACTGCCTTTGATAATGAGACGACAGATTTGGATTATTTCGCTTTCGCGAAAGCGGACTTAAAACCAGCATATGAGATCTACTATACTCCTACAAATTATAATAAAGAGTTGTACAACGGATTTAACTTCAACACCATAGATACCGATGCATTAGGTGAAAACAGAAATCAAGATCAAAATTATATAGGAGCGATTATTCCACCTCTTCAAAAAGAACCTGTGCAATTGAAAACGAGTAATTATGGTCCAGAATGGTTTACGGCAAGACAGGGAAATCAAGATATTAAAACCCACAAAGTGTCTAACTCTAGCGAATTACTAGCTGCTATTGATAAAGCAAATTCTGAAGATATCATCCTATTAGAAGATGGTAACTATCTTATTGATAAGACTATAAATTTATCTAAGGAACTGACCATTACAAGTAAAGAGCAAAAGGTAACCATACAATTTGACGCTCTTAAGACTGGATTCTTGATGCATCCTAAAGGTATTTTACACTTAGAAAATCTAAACATTATAGGTACACCAGAACAAGATCTATTTAATACGCTAGATGAAAATATGTCCATGGCTTACGGAATACATTTAAATCATGTAAACATATCTAACTTTAAATCTGTACTAGACGCCTCTAAAAGCTCATTTGCAGATGAAATCACCATAAGCGATTCACAATTTAATAACTGCAAAAATGGTTTCTTGTTAGATAAAGAAACTGATGATAAAGGAGATTATAACGTAGAATTCTTAACGGTTACTAATTCTACCTTTGATAACATCTCTAATGAGGTGATTGACTTTTATCGTGGTGGATATGATGAATCAACTATAGGTGGAGTTCTAACATTAAGTAATAATGTATTTAAAAATTGTGGTAAAGAGGATAAAGATGAGATTTTAATCAATACTCGTGGTATTATTAACGTCACAATGAAAGACAATCTATTCACAAATAATAAAACAAAGCTCACTGCGGTACTATGGGGTGCAAAAGGTCAAGAGCCTATTAACAATACCATTACCAACTCTGGTGAGATTAAGGTGGTTGAGAACATCGCATTAAAATTGGTTTACTAA
- a CDS encoding SDR family NAD(P)-dependent oxidoreductase, whose product MSKLKNKVAVVTGGARDIGRSISLQLAAEGAKVVINYNSSASKAEETKKMIEDAGGSCTIVQADLTKMTGVQKLKDATVAAYGSEVHVLVNNTGGLVARKKTEEVDEEFFDLLVDLNYKSTFFVTQAIRPLMGDGGSIINLSSLAGRDGGGGGATLYAAAKGAIMTLTRGWAKEFGPDGIRVNAVAPGMIATKFHDDFTPDEVRTKVAGMAPLRRQGYAEDVADLVVYLATDKSAYITGTNIDINGGLAFS is encoded by the coding sequence ATGAGTAAACTTAAAAATAAAGTTGCTGTTGTAACAGGTGGAGCGCGAGATATAGGTCGTTCTATCTCTTTACAACTCGCTGCCGAAGGTGCTAAAGTGGTTATTAATTATAACAGTAGTGCCAGTAAAGCAGAGGAAACAAAAAAAATGATTGAAGACGCCGGTGGATCATGTACAATTGTACAAGCTGATTTAACTAAAATGACAGGTGTTCAAAAACTTAAAGATGCAACTGTTGCTGCTTACGGTAGTGAGGTTCATGTTTTAGTGAACAATACCGGTGGACTGGTAGCTAGAAAGAAAACAGAAGAAGTAGATGAAGAATTCTTTGATCTATTAGTAGATCTTAATTATAAATCTACCTTTTTTGTTACCCAAGCTATAAGACCTTTGATGGGCGATGGTGGTTCTATCATTAATTTATCTTCGCTAGCAGGTCGTGATGGTGGTGGTGGTGGTGCCACTCTTTATGCTGCTGCAAAAGGAGCAATTATGACTCTTACTAGAGGTTGGGCAAAAGAATTTGGTCCAGATGGTATACGTGTTAATGCAGTTGCGCCAGGTATGATTGCAACAAAGTTTCATGATGACTTCACACCAGATGAGGTACGTACTAAGGTTGCTGGAATGGCGCCATTACGTCGTCAGGGATATGCAGAAGATGTTGCAGATCTAGTCGTTTATCTTGCCACTGATAAGAGTGCCTATATAACTGGTACTAATATTGATATTAATGGTGGACTAGCATTTAGTTAG
- a CDS encoding cupin domain-containing protein produces MKRFSEKYILTDQMEWENLGGGVSRKFLGYDNQIMMVQVKFEKGAEGAPHQHFHTQTTYVAAGKFEFEIDGVKQIVKAGDGVYMEPNLMHSAVCLEEGMLIDVFAPVREDFLDGSGVSYFGDKEDK; encoded by the coding sequence ATGAAAAGATTTAGTGAAAAATACATTTTAACAGACCAGATGGAATGGGAAAATTTAGGAGGTGGCGTATCTCGTAAATTTTTAGGCTATGACAACCAGATCATGATGGTTCAAGTAAAATTTGAAAAAGGTGCAGAAGGTGCACCACATCAACATTTTCATACCCAAACTACTTATGTAGCAGCTGGTAAATTTGAATTTGAAATAGATGGTGTAAAGCAAATCGTTAAAGCTGGTGATGGAGTTTACATGGAGCCTAATTTAATGCACAGTGCAGTTTGCTTAGAAGAAGGAATGCTTATCGATGTTTTTGCTCCAGTGCGCGAGGATTTTCTAGACGGTAGTGGAGTGTCATACTTTGGCGATAAAGAAGATAAATAA